From a single Triplophysa rosa linkage group LG1, Trosa_1v2, whole genome shotgun sequence genomic region:
- the fth1a gene encoding ferritin, heavy polypeptide 1a: protein MSSQVRQNYEEACEAAINRQVNMELYASYVYLSMSYYFDRDDQALSNVAKFFRHQSHEEREHAEKLMKFQNQRGGRIFLQDVKKPEKDEWGSAVEALECALQLEKSVNHSLLELHKVASQHTDPHMCDFIETHYLDEQVKSIKELGDWVTNLRRMGAPQNGMAEYLFDKLTLGKESS, encoded by the exons ATGAGCTCTCAGGTGAGACAGAACTACGAAGAGGCCTGTGAGGCGGCCATCAACCGTCAGGTCAACATGGAGCTGTACGCATCCTACGTCTACCTCTCCATG tctTACTACTTCGACAGAGACGACCAGGCCCTGTCCAACGTCGCAAAGTTTTTCCGCCACCAGTCCCACGAAGAGCGTGAACACGCAGAGAAACTGATGAAATTCCAGAACCAGAGGGGAGGGAGGATCTTTCTGCAGGACGTGAAG AAACCAGAGAAGGATGAGTGGGGAAGCGCTGTGGAAGCCCTCGAATGCGCCCTGCAGCTGGAGAAAAgcgtcaatcactctctcttggaGTTGCATAAGGTCGCCTCTCAACACACCGACCCTCAC ATGTGCGATTTCATTGAGACACACTACTTGGACGAGCAGGTGAAGTCCATCAAGGAACTGGGCGACTGGGTGACCAACCTGCGCCGCATGGGCGCCCCCCAGAACGGCATGGCCGAGTACTTGTTCGATAAGCTCACGCTTGGCAAGGAGAGCAGCTAA